In one window of Fimbriimonadia bacterium DNA:
- a CDS encoding PEP-CTERM sorting domain-containing protein, translating to MPLQGLGWSGIGASTYQGTPSNGFSFQANPNGGFGNGPWWSLQANFAYRVEAVPEPSTVALLGLGALALVRRRRK from the coding sequence ATGCCGCTGCAGGGTCTTGGTTGGTCCGGTATCGGAGCCTCGACCTATCAGGGTACGCCGTCGAACGGCTTCTCGTTCCAGGCTAACCCAAACGGCGGCTTTGGAAACGGACCGTGGTGGTCGCTCCAGGCGAACTTCGCGTATCGAGTCGAGGCGGTTCCGGAGCCGAGTACGGTAGCCCTCTTGGGACTCGGCGCGCTCGCTCTGGTTCGAAGACGGCGGAAGTAG
- a CDS encoding PEP-CTERM sorting domain-containing protein, whose amino-acid sequence MKIRTLTIFAMVAAATLGRAVVIMDQIGANNTYQSGNIHASQDFEAAFDVYDIVTIDDFTTTASAFKVTNVDAVIGFWNGATGPAPITGYRLNFYTSPAAAGASLVGDAGSVFLLPSQVTVTAWNLANNYMHLVQIANLSIVLNPNQTYWVGLIPVMNFSGAGQVGIAETTGFAGTFPMNSNNVQANPAGGFGMGPYWAVNTNSAYRINAVPEPGTLAVLGLGLLALVRRRR is encoded by the coding sequence ATGAAGATCCGAACTCTCACTATCTTCGCCATGGTAGCTGCAGCTACGCTCGGGCGAGCTGTCGTGATCATGGACCAGATCGGTGCAAACAACACCTACCAGTCTGGAAACATCCATGCATCGCAGGACTTCGAGGCTGCGTTCGACGTCTATGACATCGTGACGATCGACGACTTCACCACGACGGCATCCGCCTTCAAAGTGACGAACGTGGACGCCGTGATCGGTTTCTGGAACGGCGCGACGGGTCCCGCACCGATCACGGGCTATCGCCTGAACTTCTACACGAGTCCTGCAGCCGCTGGTGCGAGCCTCGTCGGCGATGCGGGCAGCGTGTTCCTGCTTCCAAGCCAGGTCACGGTGACCGCGTGGAACTTGGCTAACAACTACATGCACCTGGTTCAGATCGCGAACCTCAGCATCGTCCTGAATCCCAACCAGACCTATTGGGTCGGCCTCATCCCGGTGATGAACTTCTCCGGCGCTGGGCAGGTTGGCATTGCCGAAACCACCGGCTTCGCTGGGACTTTCCCGATGAACAGCAACAACGTCCAGGCCAACCCCGCTGGCGGATTCGGCATGGGGCCCTACTGGGCGGTCAACACGAACTCGGCCTACCGCATCAACGCGGTTCCTGAGCCGGGCACGCTGGCGGTCCTCGGGCTGGGCCTGCTGGCTCTAGTTCGACGCCGACGCTAG